tattcttattttttcactctatatttggagtaaaaaaatgagattactctatatttcactctattatagagtaactctattatagagtgaaccattgaagcaaattcaactctataatagagttactctattttagtgtaaattatagaggaaaaaatagagtccCCTTAGAAATGCTCTTACAACTTCGACAGTATTATGAAGCAAAGTGTAAGGAGTTTTGGCGCACAGAGAAACTGACAACTGACTCTCTCAGTCAATTACATAATCAATCATGTTTACTTATTGGAATAGCTCTTTATTCAATATTCAATAAACTAATACAAAAGCTAGAGCGAAAAGAATTTCCCATTAATTGTATTTGTCGGTTTCTGTCCTAAATATAGTTAACTAATCAACCATGATAATTGAGAAGTACTTTAATTATTATTGAATGACCACCAAAAGTAAAAAAGTAAGTCTATAAGAACGCCTCTCAGACTAACCATCTAACCTAGCTTTGAAATTTTATGCAACTTTGGGATTTagccatcttcttctcctctcttcGTATACGACCACCAAATGGAATCTGAGGGAGGAGTGTTGTTACCATTGTTTGACGAGCATCCTATGATGCCTTGGAATGATCTGAGGAGAGGTGAGTGTTGTGGGAGATATGAATCACAGAGTGACGGCTACTATTGTAAACTCTGTGTCTTTTTCGTCCACAAGAAATGTGGCAACAACGAGCTCTCTCAATTCATCGACCACCCATCTCACCCCAATCACACTCTCCAGCTTCGACATGATAAAGGAGGTAACATATGTGATTTATGTGGTTGGAAAATCGCAAAGCTATGCTATCGTTGTCAGATGTGTGACTTCGACTTGGATCTACACTGTGCCAAGTACCCACCACCAGATGTTATTGACAATTTTGAGACTCACCCCCACAAGCTCACACTTGTCAAGGAACCGATTTTGTTCAACTGTTCTGCTAAATGCGGGAAGGCTAGTGTTGGACTTACTTACAAATGTGATGAATGCGATGTAGCCTTCCACGTGGATTGTGTATGGCACCCAGCAACAGATCATCCGACAGAGGTAAACCATCCTTACCACTCCTTGCATCCTCTTAAGCTCCTCACAGGTCCGCCACCGGACTATTCTGATGGTAAATGTCGTCTTTGCGGAACAGAGATTGACAAAGAATTGTTTTATAATTGTTCTTCTTGCAACTTCACACTGGATATGCCTTGTGTTTTGAACCCACCACAAAAATCTCTTGTTGATCCGAAAGTGCATGATCACCAACTCACCCTTCTTCCACGACTCGATTCTTTTACATGTAATGCTTGCGGTCTAAAAGGAGATCGAAGCCCTTACGCATGCTTTGATTGTGGTTTCATGATCCATCAAGACTGTCTTGGCCTTCCACGTGTCATTAACATCAACCGGCATGATCACCGTGTTTCTCGTACTTCCGTTCTTGGTGACGCTGCTATGAATTCTGTCTGCGGAGTTTGTCGCAAGAAGGTGGACTGGACTTGTGGAGGGTTTTATTGTAAGAGGTGTCCTGGCTATGTCTTTCATTCTAAATGTGCTACCAGAAATGATGTGTGGAACGGGAAAGAACTCGAAGGAGTacccgaagaagaagaaggtacaAAACCATATGTGGTAATAGATGAAAACACAATACAACATTTCAGCCACAAAGAGCATTACCTAAGACGAATCCATGGGAATGGTGTTTTGTATGAGAATAACAAACGATGCAGCGCATGCATCCATCCCATCGGTCTCCAATCCTTTTATGGATGTATGGATTGTCATTTTTCTCTCCATCAGAAGTGTGCTGAATGTCCTAAAAAGAAAAGGCATGTACTACACAATGAACGCCTCACTTTAGTTACAAACAAGGACCTAGAAGTCTTCAGTTGTGATGCTTGCTATCGAAGGTCCAATGGTTTCATGTACAAGGATGGGGGTAAGGAGTTTGATGTCTTGTGCGGTTCAATTTCTGAGCCATTTCTCCATCCAAGTCATCCCCATCATCCCTTATATTACATTCCAACAGAAGAAGTAGAAATATGCAATGGTTGCAAAAACAGCAAGGAAGATTATGTGCTCAGGTGCATTGAAGATGATTGTAGATTTGTATTGTGCTTCAAATGCGCCACTCTACCACAAGTGGTGAAGCACAGAGTAGACGATCATCCTCTCTCACTGTGCTATGGCGAAGAGGAAGAGGCAAGTGGTAAATATTGGTGTGATATTTGTGAGAGAGAAACCAATCCAAAGGAATGGTTCTACACTTGTAAAGATCAGCGGGCTAGTTTGCATACAGAATGTGTGCTCGGAGACTCTGCAGGGCTCATGCCAAGAAGTATAGCAGAGATTTGGTGCAAATCGTTTGAGGTGGAGCTCAATAATAGTGTAACTCGTCCGTTTTGCAAGGGGCCGTGTAAGGATCGTTGCAAGTACCCTATCTACTTCAAGTTGCTTGGAAGAATCTCAGAGACATACCTTTGCTCCGTTTCTTGCACATATTGGTTTCGTTGATGAGGAAAGATGTTTTGTTCgttcaagtttcttatattcttCCTTGGACAAGTTCACTTCCATTATGAATTTGATGATCTCTATCgaacttatttttattttattttaaaaaggtgagctgttttcttataaatttataggTAACAGATTCTTGAGGATTTAAAGAACAATCGCTGTGAATCATAGTGTAACCGAGTGTTGTTATCACCATTCTTTGTGTTATCTCTGCCTATTCAAACATGGAAGAAAGATGTATCTCTCTTCTCTTGGGTAGAAAATGATTGCTTATCAAAGCATTTTTCAGTAAACTATTATAGAAGGAAATCGTGAAATCAAAGCATAACACAATGTCTCAACTCTCAACACTCTTGAACTTTCATGTAGGTCACAGGGGAAGCAGAATATACTGATGCCCCAGTGCCTCCTAATACGATGCATGCTGCCTTAGTGCTAAGCAAAATGCCACATGCTCGCATATTTTCAATATACTCGAAATCCAAATCTTCACGTGGTTTTGCTGGTATGTTTCTTGCCAAAGACGTTCCAACAGACAATAAGATTGGACCTGTGGTAGCTGATGAAGAATTATTTGCTACAGATGTGGTCACATGTGTGGGACAAGTAAGAAGACTTgaaactttttatttcttagATTATCGCTAAACTGTGTCTGGATTTTTTCAGGTCATTGGTGTGGTTGTTGCGGATACACATGAAAATGCTATATTACCAGCAATATTATCAATCAAGGAGGCTATTGCTGCTAAAAGTTTCCACCCAAACACAGAGAAAATGCTAAGGAAAGGAGATGTAGAGCTATGCTTTCAGTCAGGTCAGTGAGATAGGATAATAAATGGAGAGGTTCAAATGGGCAGCCAGGAACACTTTTACATGGAGCCCATGGTAGTTTGGTCTGGACAAGTGATGGTGGCAACGAAGTTCATATGATCTCATCCACTCAAGTAACCATAATATTTAGTATTTACAACATCATCTAAAATGTTATTGTTATCACTCTACAACAAGTTGATAGCCCTAAGGTCTCTATAGGTTATAATGTTATATCAACtaattatgattttaaatgaaaaatgttttttttttctgcttgatttaaatatatgtagGATCCTCATAGGCACCAGCAATATGTTTCACATGTTCTTGGCCTTCCATTTTCTAAAGTGGTGTGCAAAACTAAAAGAATTGTGGTGATCAGCCTTCATAGCTGCTGCAGCTTCTGTTCCTGCCTACCTATTGAACCGACCGGTGAAACTCATACTGGACAGAGATGTGGACATGATGATATCTGGTCACCGTCATAGTTTTGTTGGAAAGTACAAGGTATCATCATCCTCTGTGGTTATTAGATAAAGCGTTTTCTTATTAATTGTTATTCCGATACTATTTACAGGTTGGGTTTACTAATGGTGGGAAAGTATTGGCGTATGACCTTGAAGTCTACAACAATGGTGGAAACTCTTTGGATCTTTCCCAAGCTGTTCTTGAGATTGCCATGTTTAACTCTGATAATGTCTATGAGATCCCACATGTGAGGATCAGAGGGAACGTTTGCTTTACTAACTATCCTAGCAACACTGCTTTCCGAGGCTTTGGAGGTCCGCAAGGCATGCTTATAACCGAAAACTGGATCCAGAGAATCGCAGCTGAACTGGATAGAAGCCCTGAAGAAATCAAAGTGAGTTGAAGAAATCATAATGTTCCTGAAAGTTCATAGGAATTTTTTCTCatgttttgatgttttcttgCGTGTCAATTTAGGAGATGAACTTTCAAGTGGAAGGCTCTATCACACATTACTCTCAGTGTATTCAGCATTGCACACTGCATCAGCTCTGGAAGGAGCTGAAAGTGTCTTGCAACTTTCTAAAGGCTCGTAGAGAAGTCGACGATTTTAATAGCCACAACCGGTGGAAAAAGCGTGGTGTGGCTATGGTTCCTACAAAGTTTGGCGTTTCATTTACCAAAAAGTTCATGAACCAGGTAAGAAACAGTCCACTTTGCACTACCATTTCTTGCGAAGCAAGAAACAGAGTTTTTGTTACTtatccattttttattttgggtgTTAGGCAGGTGCTCTTGTTCATGTGTACACAGACGGCACTGTTTTGGTGACACATGGAGGTGTAGAGATGGGTCAAGGATTGCATACGAAGGTTGCCCAAGTTGCTGCTTTTGCCTTTAACATTCCCCTTAGTTCCGTTTTTGTATCAGAGACGAGCACCGACAAggtaatatttataatataaagtgTTAAGAAATAATATGTAACTATGTTTCAGGCACAAAACTGTTCGTTGCTCTATATTTTGATAGGTTCCAAATGCGTCACCAACCGCTGCTTCTCTGAGCTCTGACATGTACGGTGTGAGCAGATTAAAGCACGAATGGAGCCTCTTGCCACTAAGCTCAGTGGCAACTCCTTTGCTGAGGTAACTCAATGAAACATTCTTTGCCTTTTGATGAATAAAACTCTCTTAACCTGCTTTGTTTTGATTGGTATGTAGCTGGCAAGTGCATGCTATTTTCAACGAATAGACCTCTCTGCTCATGGCTTTTACATTGTTCCCGATGTTGGCTTTGACTGGATCTCCGGTAAAGGAAACCCATTCAGATATTACACCTACGGAGCTGCATTTGCGGAAGTTGAGATCGATACATTAACCGGTGACTTTCACACAAAAACGGTCGATATAAAGTTGGACCTGGGATATTCTCTTAACCCAGCCATAGATATTGGACAAGTACTTGAAACAAAACCACTTGAAATCATTAAGACAAGAGTGTTGCGTTTGTGTCTGAAACCTGAACATGTTTTGCAGATAGAAGGAGCATTCGTACAAGGGTTAGGATGGGTAGCTCTAGAAGAAGTGAAATGGGGAGATGCATCTCATAAATGGATTAAACCAGGGAATCTACTCACTTGTGGACCTGGTAACTACAAGATACCTTCCTGTTCGAAATCCCTCCAGACTGGCACAAGATATCTCCATCAAAATTgcctacacaaaaaaaaaagataagtctCCTTTTCAATATTTTGGTCAATTATCCATTACCACTAAATAATACTTCACACTTTGTGCAAGTCGTGGATTCttgattaattatttatcaattattcATTCGCTGAGTCAATGTTATAAATTACTAGGtccttgtccgcgctacgcgcggatagtattttgtttttttcttcatatttttgtactattatgtcaattgtttagttttataaaatgttatgtttttattgtaaatttggaattaaaaatctagtttttccttactgtaaagtaagttaatttttttgaatcttaCCACAATACATTATACATAAAGAGAATATAGTtggtctttatattcttatttggtgtaatattgaaaattttgatggtttttttaaattatatatattaggattgattttcgtgactatattctataattgtctaaaaaaattgtttgtcctatatagacatccacataaatatggacttctgataaatttgttcattgagatatttagtttcacttttaactttattctcttttttgaCATCCTCATGCTAGCTTGTGGGGCTAGCCAACTTGGTGCAAAAGGGTTTACAAAAGCTGATTGAGATGCGCGTGATCGGACACCTTTTGCTAGGCTATTCATACGGAATTTTAAAGCTCTAGCAATATAAGCAATAGAAAGT
This genomic stretch from Brassica napus cultivar Da-Ae chromosome C9, Da-Ae, whole genome shotgun sequence harbors:
- the LOC106365502 gene encoding uncharacterized protein LOC106365502 gives rise to the protein MESEGGVLLPLFDEHPMMPWNDLRRGECCGRYESQSDGYYCKLCVFFVHKKCGNNELSQFIDHPSHPNHTLQLRHDKGGNICDLCGWKIAKLCYRCQMCDFDLDLHCAKYPPPDVIDNFETHPHKLTLVKEPILFNCSAKCGKASVGLTYKCDECDVAFHVDCVWHPATDHPTEVNHPYHSLHPLKLLTGPPPDYSDGKCRLCGTEIDKELFYNCSSCNFTLDMPCVLNPPQKSLVDPKVHDHQLTLLPRLDSFTCNACGLKGDRSPYACFDCGFMIHQDCLGLPRVININRHDHRVSRTSVLGDAAMNSVCGVCRKKVDWTCGGFYCKRCPGYVFHSKCATRNDVWNGKELEGVPEEEEGTKPYVVIDENTIQHFSHKEHYLRRIHGNGVLYENNKRCSACIHPIGLQSFYGCMDCHFSLHQKCAECPKKKRHVLHNERLTLVTNKDLEVFSCDACYRRSNGFMYKDGGKEFDVLCGSISEPFLHPSHPHHPLYYIPTEEVEICNGCKNSKEDYVLRCIEDDCRFVLCFKCATLPQVVKHRVDDHPLSLCYGEEEEASGKYWCDICERETNPKEWFYTCKDQRASLHTECVLGDSAGLMPRSIAEIWCKSFEVELNNSVTRPFCKGPCKDRCKYPIYFKLLGRISETYLCSVSCTYWFR